In Tubulanus polymorphus chromosome 2, tnTubPoly1.2, whole genome shotgun sequence, a single window of DNA contains:
- the LOC141900589 gene encoding uncharacterized protein LOC141900589 isoform X1: MGPPDDYIETVLTCEGDYYDPDFPSRLEAFKQNLQGLLLKDEQPLILKKVEPWNSVRVTVNIPKEAALRLKQLAETRDPSLRDIGILAVQIEGDNVISLTLAGKNNETTELVFRTCDGPSPGVSMGYHGSAMPAVGPASSNVNAGRDILNMLGQQVQRSCSTTGTFDSVVHPQAAGMAAFKLPNVVASNMEAFPIPAAIRGQTAMAGHSSNVMSNAISPQKNPIGYPSLSSSSASHVQSFPAPALSRNAGKPKGQIPKLPHFPVNPQGPFQSLQPPPPYPGGTAVNNVPHSMMLNKGAIPTSSQLLVTLLQNEMAAAGTSSNAGATVGAGGIGHVNNFQLKKTPLTSPVKERAKEKEIEAESSPQPKRRRKNKPKDGTKPVARNVMKVDSATRDKFIAHMDDIFSDVIGDPCTGPSDSEDVPSSSVPTPSTTAASPQNIPLPSASAVNTVMESNLPGFEPKTNAADALAGGGGTSAGGVVVTVDKVQSSIPSGSDNRNGPERQSVLREKREMILPTAESLERMIINPYTGQLEPIDSIEDGTIVRQDDDKFDHHRNAERSNVVASNTSTSTTTTTTLTTPTKAAAMNDVKITAGTGGNLQQKLCHNPTPCLTAAEARHVPPFSSIANIVHTSLSSSSSESMISPSVIKTDVIAVSSSSLPSISSASYQVVGPPVSSSHSPPTSSSSASSRAAFVVGHRALIDNGRSASVAASDNVSNNSEQRTSVSDVAVPVTETGYTTPRVGALVVSSSEDNNDSRNSPVAAPSMTSNVAKCVASDTLKSANVQLSKPLSPTTTTRVKSPASFVVNHDSNSTVVVSNDATPPVRRNSLGSSSSSSSLSSSYATSAYSSTTCDSVSNTPQQIVTVGCVLNQQQQQQPPRPIGVAAAAHSSALFVPNKLSKHGLHTVSDNTASCRIVSTLTTAAASSSSPAVTIASSSDYATVNVPNSDTDSKLSSSSSVVAYFNSVADSKNVTKMTMAELGGGLIGGGPSAVVATATMTVATAATTAALSASVMPRDSFPVDAASAAAVSSSGCTTGCDTQSSAFASTRGPHMAQLPPVMGIKTETENLVDLPAIPPAITAKLQPGPLLTRPELGNAAKINKESRIVDGHKKLVSGLDTVMTHIGHVQSDTPSPMLQRPIMSTSVSTVQSAARAGDTTTARNDSSSNSSNIKPQDTRHGSNSSSSSRCVVDSVNQSIGASSAGLDANSSSSPLSSKLVANAVDVATIPVQNCVDSHVAAAEAQSEIKSSSSHVVSRREELVVARSTTAGTSITTAMTEPGKVANLANVVAAEKSAGQQQQQQHQHKKGISIMKPMLDRDAEIADEIKHLPLISDLPNKGGNVLKTDLKVNSTAAAVINTIVCHKTTLSKNVLNTDKMLEPSAGDQLPPTVTTTKNKVAIGTAMDALTAPLLQLNTLTKAVSSKDSSESGGSSSGTTSTSPGRSVSPRNSNVHNPSRTMHDISFYNSSLHPITAPIFPFNLTQSVKKVVGPIPSSDTTKPAKLKMAGTSPPRSASPRGSKVSLHNVSHIESLAKSSSQSHNAASSVAAVNLSAARNDVHGFMSTVSSMRAADGGMFHHGPPPSGKASQRRGSSPKALGSTGGGAGGNQPLTLPPLTNLTGGGVPGLHMLTPQLNHPRTCANNSVPFHSANFHHNMSSLRPAAMMNPNVMNHDSNKNRNHPSAVVSSSSAVDSSYAKFIANVSGSSSSALNLSAKTMPSRSKQSTSPRRLSPVVAASRSSPSIGQTTISSLSQSPIFTDYASMIPSSKSTAVESPIAAPVVATEISALKANLPAMQVVNEPFSSAPAVVAKEKENGENPHVPEVESLAKTIPVGLMMDHAYVQRANSTSSRDVVDNSPRLNDLKSSSSHHQHHHRPSTTIETPKDDSNGSSTTSEAPPHSSNNNTLGHALNLVKTEPVKSEYDNLNAADAVSDVKITAAKLGEEIVAIHPAKIARHNSADRTSEDNNSDVSDLSESTRSLRGRAAASDRPDSPVVRAGIARSARAGSRRKTPVDDLDAKSDRSESPKLTARGAKRKNHDDADSLMNPIDLKRSKLDANCLIPSDSLNCLDSSADDAEVSEMTSRKPRNIRAKSVLKAGAVDDKALLLHNTRFNDGKGGRQSRSSSRGASSECGEDHAAVALDVPVHGHDTRSRTRTSSRKASDECSSDGGKRADESRSRRNTSSRSRSPVHGKERSPPRVIRDKSPVRGSSRVLPLKVSPPKKDPSPARDVPARRTTRSCKPKDNHKPPSSPPPAPLATVGKRRRSSREHR, translated from the exons ATGGGTCCTCCGGACGACTATATAGAGACAGTGCTGACCTGTGAAGGTGATTACTATGATCCAGATTTCCCGAGTCGACTGGAAGCCTTCAAACAGAATCTTCAGGGTCTCTTACTCAAAG ATGAGCAGCCATTAATCTTAAAGAAAGTTGAACCATGGAACAGTGTACGTGTGACGGTGAATATCCCGAAAGAAGCTGCCCTACGACTGAAACAGTTGGCAGAGACTCGCGATCCTTCTTTACGGGATATCGGTATTTTGGCGGTCCAAATCGAAGGTGATAACGTCATATCGTTGACGTTAGCGGGCAAGAACAATGAAACGACCGAACTCGTATTTCGGACTTGTGATGGGCCCTCGCCCGGCGTATCGATGGGGTACCACGGCTCCGCGATGCCCGCTGTTGGCCCGGCGAGTAGTAATGTTAACGCCGGGCGCGATATCCTCAATATGTTGGGCCAGCAAGTTCAACGATCGTGTTCTACGACCGGCACGTTCGACAGCGTGGTGCATCCACAAGCCGCAGGAATGGCCGCTTTCAAATTGCCGAATGTCGTCGCGTCGAACATGGAGGCATTCCCGATTCCTGCAGCTATACGCGGCCAAACGGCCATGGCGGGACACAGCTCGAACGTGATGTCAAATGCAATAAGTCCTCAGAAAAATCCGATTGGATATCCGTCGTTGTCATCGTCATCAGCTAGTCATGTCCAGTCGTTCCCCGCCCCCGCTCTCAGTCGAAACGCTGGAAAACCGAAAGGGCAAATACCGAAACTTCCACATTTTCCGGTGAATCCGCAAGGGCCGTTCCAGAGTTTACAACCGCCTCCGCCCTATCCGGGAGGTACTGCTGTAAACAACGTACCTCACAGTATGATGCTGAACAAAGGAGCAATACCGACTTCGAGTCAGTTGTTGGTGACTTTGTTGCAAAACGAAATGGCAGCGGCCGGCACGAGCAGCAACGCCGGGGCGACCGTCGGGGCAGGCGGTATCGGACACGTCAATAACTTTCAACTGAAGAAAACGCCGTTGACGTCGCCGGTGAAAGAGCGCGCGAAAGAGAAGGAGATCGAAGCGGAGAGCAGTCCGCAGCCGAAGCGCCGTCGTAAAAACAAACCAAAAGACGGCACGAAACCGGTGGCGCGTAACGTCATGAAAGTGGACAGCGCGACGCGCGATAAGTTCATCGCGCACATGGATGATATATTTTCCGATGTGATCGGCGATCCGTGCACCGGTCCGAGCGACTCGGAGGATGTGCCTTCGTCATCCGTGCCGACTCCGTCGACGACGGCCGCGAGTCCGCAAAATATTCCATTACCGAGCGCGTCTGCGGTGAACACTGTAATGGAAAGTAATCTTCCAGGCTTTGAGCCAAAAACGAACGCTGCCGATGCGTTAGCCGGCGGCGGCGGCACCAGTGCAGGCGGTGTAGTAGTGACTGTCGATAAGGTACAGTCGTCTATACCCTCAGGTAGTGATAACCGCAACGGTCCCGAACGGCAAAGCGTTCTACGCGAGAAACGCGAAATGATATTGCCGACGGCCGAGTCGCTGGAGAGAATGATCATCAATCCGTACACCGGTCAGTTGGAACCGATCGACAGCATCGAGGACGGCACGATCGTCAGGCAGGACGACGATAAATTCGACCATCATCGCAACGCCGAGAGAAGCAACGTCGTCGCTTCTAATACTTCAACATCAACAACAACTACTACTACATTAACAACTCCTACAAAGGCAGCAGCTATGAACGATGTTAAAATCACCGCCGGCACCGGCGGCAATTTACAGCAAAAACTCTGCCATAATCCTACTCCATGTTTAACTGCTGCTGAAGCTCGACACGTACCTCCGTTTAGTAGCATCGCGAATATTGTTCATACGTCGttatcgtcatcatcatcagagtCCATGATCTCACCATCCGTAATTAAAACAGACGTGATCGCcgtgtcgtcgtcgtcgttacCGTCAATCAGCAGCGCGTCGTATCAAGTCGTCGGTCCGCCGGTATCGTCTAGTCATTCACCACCCACCTCGTCGTCGTCAGCTAGTTCTCGCGCTGCGTTCGTCGTCGGACACCGCGCGTTAATCGACAACGGCCGCTCGGCGTCGGTTGCTGCTAGTGATAATGTTAGTAACAATAGCGAACAAAGGACAAGCGTCAGTGACGTTGCAGTGCCAGTAACTGAAACAGGGTATACTACTCCTCGAGTTGGTGCTTTAGTAGTGTCGTCGTCTGAAGACAATAATGACAGTCGTAACAGTCCGGTAGCAGCGCCGTCGATGACATCTAACGTCGCGAAATGCGTCGCCTCGGATACTCTGAAAAGTGCGAACGTTCAACTGTCCAAACCGTTGtcgccgacgacgacgactcgCGTGAAATCTCCGGCGTCGTTCGTCGTCAATCACGATTCGAATTCGACCGTCGTCGTTAGCAACGACGCTACGCCGCCCGTTCGTCGGAACTCTCTCgggtcatcgtcgtcatcatcgtcgtTGTCATCGTCGTATGCAACTAGCGCTTATTCGTCTACTACTTGTGATAGCGTAAGCAATACACCTCAGCAGATAGTGACTGTCGGCTGCGTGTTGaatcaacagcagcagcagcagccgccgCGACCGATCGGCGTCGCGGCAGCTGCGCATTCTTCTGCGTTGTTTGTGCCAAATAAACTGAGCAAACACGGGCTGCACACTGTATCGGACAATACCGCCAGCTGCAGGATAGTATCGACACTAACGACGGCGGCGGCCAGTTCGTCGTCGCCGGCGGTTACGATCGCGAGCTCGTCGGATTACGCGACCGTAAACGTGCCGAACTCCGACACGGATTCGAAGctatcgtcgtcgtcgtccgtGGTCGCGTATTTCAACAGTGTCGCCGACAGTAAAAACGTTACGAAAATGACGATGGCCGAACTCGGCGGCGGATTAATCGGTGGCGGTCCGTCTGCCGTTGTCGCCACGGCGACGATGACGGTGGCGACCGCCGCGACGACGGCAGCTCTTTCCGCGTCTGTGATGCCGAGAGATTCGTTTCCCGTGGATGCAGCGAGTGCCGCGGCAGTTTCGAGCAGCGGTTGTACGACTGGTTGTGATACCCAATCGAGTGCCTTCGCATCAACTCGGGGACCTCACATGGCGCAGCTTCCTCCAGTAATGGGCATTAAAACAG AAACTGAAAATCTGGTCGATTTGCCCGCAATCCCTCCAGCCATTACGGCGAAACTACAGCCAGGTCCTTTGCTGACGCGGCCTGAGCTCGGTAACGCGGCGAAGATAAACAAGGAATCTCGTATTGTGGACGGACATAAAAAGCTAGTCAGTGGATTGGACACTGTGATGACTCATATCGGGCACGTGCAAAGTGACACTCCGTCGCCGATGCTGCAGCGACCGATAATGTCGACGTCGGTGTCGACGGTTCAGAGCGCGGCACGCGCCGGCGATACGACCACCGCTCGTAACGATAGCAGTAGTAATAGCAGTAATATCAAACCTCAGGATACGCGTCACGGTAGTAACAGTAGCAGTAGTAGTCGTTGTGTAGTCGATTCCGTCAATCAGTCTATCGGTGCTAGTTCAGCTGGACTGGATGCGAACTCCTCGTCCTCCCCGTTGTCGTCTAAACTCGTCGCGAACGCCGTCGACGTCGCGACCATTCCGGTTCAAAATTGCGTCGACTCGCACGTCGCGGCGGCCGAGGCGCAATCCGAAATCAAATCGTCATCCTCGCACGTCGTATCGCGACGCGAAGAGCTCGTCGTCGCGAGATCGACGACCGCGGGGACTAGTATCACAACGGCTATGACCGAGCCGGGCAAAGTTGCGAATCTCGCGAATGTGGTAGCAGCGGAGAAAAGCGCcggacaacaacaacagcagcagcaccaaCATAAAAAAGGTATATCGATAATGAAACCGATGCTCGATCGCGACGCCGAAATCGCCGATGAAATAAAGCATTTACCTCTAATTTCAGACTTACCGAATAAAGGCGGCAACGTTTTAAAAACCGATCTGAAAGTGAATTCGACCGCAGCGGCTGTTATAAACACGATCGTTTGCCACAAAACGACGTTATCGAAAAATGTGCTAAACACGGACAAAATGCTCGAGCCTAGCGCCGGCGATCAGCTGCCTCCGACCGTGACGACGACGAAAAACAAAGTAGCAATCGGCACGGCGATGGACGCGTTGACGGCGCCGTTACTGCAGCTCAATACGCTCACGAAAGCCGTATCGTCGAAAGATTCGTCGGAGAGCGGCGGTAGTAGTAGCGGTACGACGAGCACGTCTCCCGGTCGGTCGGTGTCGCCGCGTAATTCGAACGTGCACAATCCGAGTCGCACGATGCACGACATCAGCTTCTACAATTCGTCGTTGCACCCGATCACGGCGCCGATATTTCCGTTCAACTTGACTCAGTCGGTGAAAAAAGTCGTCGGCCCGATTCCGTCGAGCGACACGACGAAGCCGGCCAAGCTGAAAATGGCCGGCACAAGTCCGCCGCGAAGCGCGTCGCCGCGCGGATCGAAGGTCTCGTTGCACAACGTGTCGCACATCGAATCGTTGGCGAAGAGTTCGTCGCAGAGTCACAACGCGGCGAGTTCCGTCGCGGCTGTTAATCTATCAGCGGCGCGTAACGACGTGCACGGATTTATGAGTACGGTATCGTCGATGCGAGCGGCGGACGGCGGCATGTTTCATCACGGGCCGCCGCCATCCGGCAAAGCTTCTCAACGACGCGGCTCGTCTCCGAAAGCGTTAGGTTCGACCGGTGGTGGCGCCGGTGGTAATCAACCGTTGACTCTACCGCCGCTGACTAACCTCACCGGCGGAGGCGTTCCCGGATTACATATGCTGACGCCCCAGCTGAATCATCCACGTACATGTGCTAATAACTCGGTTCCTTTTCACTCGGCCAACTTTCATCACAATATGTCATCGTTGCGTCCGGCGGCGATGATGAATCCGAACGTGATGAATCACGATTCGAACAAGAATCGTAATCATCCGTCTGCCGTTGTTTCATCGTCGTCTGCCGTCGACAGCAGCTACGCGAAGTTCATTGCAAACGTCTCcggttcgtcgtcgtcggcgtTGAATTTGTCGGCGAAAACGATGCCCTCGCGTTCGAAGCAGTCGACGTCTCCTCGTCGGTTGAGTCCGGTGGTCGCCGCCAGTCGAAGCAGTCCGTCGATCGGCCAAACAACAATCAGTAGTCTGTCTCAGAGTCCTATATTCACCGATTACGCGTCGATGATACCGTCGTCGAAATCAACAGCTGTCGAGAGTCCGATCGCCGCGCCGGTCGTCGCCACGGAAATATCGGCGCTCAAAGCGAATTTACCAGCTATGCAAGTCGTAAACGAACCTTTCTCGTCAGCGCCGGCGGTCGTCGCGAAAGAGAAGGAGAACGGCGAAAACCCGCATGTTCCCGAAGTCGAGTCGTTAGCGAAGACGATACCAGTCGGTTTAATGATGGACCACGCGTACGTACAACGAGCGAATTCGACGAGTTCTCGCGACGTCGTCGACAACAGTCCACGACTGAATGACTTgaaatcgtcgtcgtcgcatCACCAACACCATCATCGTCCGTCGACTACGATCGAAACGCCGAAGGACGATTCGAACGGCAGCTCGACGACGAGCGAAGCACCTCCGCATAGTTCGAATAACAACACGTTGGGACACGCTTTGAACCTAGTGAAAACCGAACCGGTCAAAAGCGAATACGATAATCTCAACGCCGCGGACGCCGTGTCCGACGTGAAAATAACGGCGGCGAAATTAGGCGAGGAAATCGTCGCGATTCACCCGGCGAAAATTGCTCGGCATAACAGCGCCGATCGTACGAGCGAGGACAATAACAGCGACGTGTCTGACTTATCGGAATCGACGCGTTCGTTGCGCGGTCGAGCTGCCGCCAGCGATCGACCCGACTCGCCGGTGGTTCGCGCGGGGATCGCTCGGTCGGCGCGTGCCGGCTCGCGGCGTAAAACGCCGGTCGACGATCTCGACGCCAAGAGCGATCGGTCGGAGTCGCCGAAACTGACTGCGCGCGGCGCCAAACGGAAGAATCACGACGACGCGGACTCGTTGATGAACCCGATCGATTTGAAACGAAGTAAACTCGACGCGAATTGTTTAATACCGAGCGatagtttgaattgtttaGACTCATCAGCCGACGACGCCGAAGTTTCCGAAATGACCAGTCGCAAACCGCGGAACATTCGCGCGAAATCCGTTCTGAAGGCGGGCGCCGTCGACGACAAGGCGTTGTTGCTGCATAACACGCGGTTCAACGACGGTAAAGGCGGTCGACAGAGTCGCAGCAGCAGTCGAGGCGCGTCGTCAGAATGCGGCGAAGACCACGCGGCAGTCGCGTTAGACGTGCCGGTGCACGGACACGACACGCGGTCGCGCACGCGTACGTCCTCGCGTAAAGCGAGTGACGAGTGCAGCAGCGACGGCGGTAAACGAGCCGATGAATCGCGCAGTCGGCGTAACACGAGCAGTCGTTCGCGCTCACCCGTTCACGGCAAAGAAAGATCTCCACCTCGAG tgattCGAGATAAATCTCCCGTTCGAGGAAGCTCGAGAGTATTACCATTGAAGGTTTCCCCACCAAAGAAAGACCCATCTCCCGCCCGGGACGTACCAGCGAGGAGAACTACGCGTTCTTGTAAACCGAAAG